A genomic region of Glycine max cultivar Williams 82 chromosome 15, Glycine_max_v4.0, whole genome shotgun sequence contains the following coding sequences:
- the LOC100170730 gene encoding peroxisomal glycolate oxidase isoform X2, with the protein MRLLQSRSCQRWRLTTTHLVQRTSGLCKRTEMPFPEFCKIFSLFRPRILIDVSKIDLTTTVLGFKISMPIMIAPTAFQKMAHPEGEYATARAASAAGTIMTLSSWATSSVEEVASTGPGIRFFQLYVYKDRNVVAQLVRRAERAGFKAIALTVDTPILGRREADIKNRFTLPPFLTLKNFEGLDLGKMDKADDSGLASYVSGQIDRTLSWKDVKWLQTITKLPILVKGVLTAEDTRIAIQSGAAGIIVSNHGARQLDYVPATISALEEVVKAAEGRLPVFLDGGVRRGTDVFKALALGASGIFIGRPVVFSLAAEGEAGVRNVLRMLREEFELTMALSGCTSLKDITRDHIVTDWDQPRILPRALPRL; encoded by the exons ATGAGGCTATTGCAAAGCAGAAGTTGCCAAAGATGGCGTTTGACTACTACGCATCTGGTGCAGAGGACCAGTGGACTCTGCAAGAGAACAGAAATGCCTTTTCCAGAATTTTGTAAGATTTTTTCCCT GTTTCGGCCACGTATTCTTATTGATGTGAGCAAGATAGACTTGACAACTACTGTCCTAGGCTTCAAAATATCCATGCCAATCATGATTGCCCCAACAGCCTTTCAGAAAATGGCTCATCCTGAGG GAGAATATGCAACAGCAAGAGCTGCATCTGCTGCTGGAACAATCATG ACTTTGTCCTCATGGGCTACTTCCAGTGTTGAAGAGGTGGCTTCAACAGGACCTGGCATTCGCTTTTTCCAGCTATAT GTGTACAAGGACAGGAATGTGGTTGCTCAGCTTGTGAGAAGAGCTGAAAGGGCTGGATTCAAAGCCATTGCCCTTACTGTTGATACCCCAATACTAGGACGCAGAGAAGCTGATATCAAGAACAG ATTCACATTGCCGCCATTTTTGACATTGAAGAACTTTGAAGGATTGGACCTTGGAAAGATGGACAAA GCTGATGACTCTGGACTTGCTTCATATGTTTCTGGTCAAATTGATCGTACTTTAAGCTGGAAG GATGTGAAGTGGCTTCAAACAATCACCAAACTGCCAATTCTGGTGAAGGGTGTGCTGACTGCTGAGGACA CAAGGATAGCTATACAAAGTGGTGCAGCTGGAATTATAGTGTCCAATCATGGAGCTAGACAACTTGACTATGTTCCAGCCACCATATCAGCCTTAGAAGAG GTTGTCAAAGCTGCTGAAGGTCGCCTTCCTGTATTTTTGGATGGTGGTGTTCGCCGTGGAACTGATGTCTTCAAGGCATTAGCACTAGGTGCCTCTGGCATATTT ATTGGACGCCCTGTGGTGTTCTCCTTGGCTGCTGAAGGAGAGGCTGGTGTAAGAAACGTGCTGCGGATGCTACGTGAGGAGTTTGAGCTAACCATGGCCTTGAGTGGTTGCACCTCACTCAAGGATATCACTCGTGATCACATTGTCACTGATTGGGACCAACCTCGCATTCTTCCCCGCGCATTGCCAAGATTATGA
- the LOC100170730 gene encoding peroxisomal glycolate oxidase isoform X1 has product MEITNVSEYEAIAKQKLPKMAFDYYASGAEDQWTLQENRNAFSRILFRPRILIDVSKIDLTTTVLGFKISMPIMIAPTAFQKMAHPEGEYATARAASAAGTIMTLSSWATSSVEEVASTGPGIRFFQLYVYKDRNVVAQLVRRAERAGFKAIALTVDTPILGRREADIKNRFTLPPFLTLKNFEGLDLGKMDKADDSGLASYVSGQIDRTLSWKDVKWLQTITKLPILVKGVLTAEDTRIAIQSGAAGIIVSNHGARQLDYVPATISALEEVVKAAEGRLPVFLDGGVRRGTDVFKALALGASGIFIGRPVVFSLAAEGEAGVRNVLRMLREEFELTMALSGCTSLKDITRDHIVTDWDQPRILPRALPRL; this is encoded by the exons ATGGAGATCACCAATGTCAGTGAGTATGAGGCTATTGCAAAGCAGAAGTTGCCAAAGATGGCGTTTGACTACTACGCATCTGGTGCAGAGGACCAGTGGACTCTGCAAGAGAACAGAAATGCCTTTTCCAGAATTTT GTTTCGGCCACGTATTCTTATTGATGTGAGCAAGATAGACTTGACAACTACTGTCCTAGGCTTCAAAATATCCATGCCAATCATGATTGCCCCAACAGCCTTTCAGAAAATGGCTCATCCTGAGG GAGAATATGCAACAGCAAGAGCTGCATCTGCTGCTGGAACAATCATG ACTTTGTCCTCATGGGCTACTTCCAGTGTTGAAGAGGTGGCTTCAACAGGACCTGGCATTCGCTTTTTCCAGCTATAT GTGTACAAGGACAGGAATGTGGTTGCTCAGCTTGTGAGAAGAGCTGAAAGGGCTGGATTCAAAGCCATTGCCCTTACTGTTGATACCCCAATACTAGGACGCAGAGAAGCTGATATCAAGAACAG ATTCACATTGCCGCCATTTTTGACATTGAAGAACTTTGAAGGATTGGACCTTGGAAAGATGGACAAA GCTGATGACTCTGGACTTGCTTCATATGTTTCTGGTCAAATTGATCGTACTTTAAGCTGGAAG GATGTGAAGTGGCTTCAAACAATCACCAAACTGCCAATTCTGGTGAAGGGTGTGCTGACTGCTGAGGACA CAAGGATAGCTATACAAAGTGGTGCAGCTGGAATTATAGTGTCCAATCATGGAGCTAGACAACTTGACTATGTTCCAGCCACCATATCAGCCTTAGAAGAG GTTGTCAAAGCTGCTGAAGGTCGCCTTCCTGTATTTTTGGATGGTGGTGTTCGCCGTGGAACTGATGTCTTCAAGGCATTAGCACTAGGTGCCTCTGGCATATTT ATTGGACGCCCTGTGGTGTTCTCCTTGGCTGCTGAAGGAGAGGCTGGTGTAAGAAACGTGCTGCGGATGCTACGTGAGGAGTTTGAGCTAACCATGGCCTTGAGTGGTTGCACCTCACTCAAGGATATCACTCGTGATCACATTGTCACTGATTGGGACCAACCTCGCATTCTTCCCCGCGCATTGCCAAGATTATGA
- the LOC100170730 gene encoding peroxisomal glycolate oxidase (The RefSeq protein has 4 substitutions compared to this genomic sequence), whose translation MEITNVSEYEAIAKQKLPKMVFDYYASGAEDQWTLQENRNAFSRILFRPRILIDVSKIDITTTVLGFKISMPIMLAPTAMQKMAHPEGEYATARAASAAGTIMTLSSWATSSVEEVASTGPGIRFFQLYVYKDRNVVAQLVRRAERAGFKAIALTVDTPILGRREADIKNRFTLPPFLTLKNFEGLDLGKMDKADDSGLASYVSGQIDRTLSWKDVKWLQTITKLPILVKGVLTAEDTRIAIQSGAAGIIVSNHGARQLDYVPATISALEEVVKAAEGRLPVFLDGGVRRGTDVFKALALGASGIFIGRPVVFSLAAEGEAGVRNVLRMLREEFELTMALSGCTSLKDITRDHIVTDWDQPRILPRALPRL comes from the exons ATGGAGATCACCAATGTCAGTGAGTATGAGGCTATTGCAAAGCAGAAGTTGCCAAAGATGGCGTTTGACTACTACGCATCTGGTGCAGAGGACCAGTGGACTCTGCAAGAGAACAGAAATGCCTTTTCCAGAATTTT GTTTCGGCCACGTATTCTTATTGATGTGAGCAAGATAGACTTGACAACTACTGTCCTAGGCTTCAAAATATCCATGCCAATCATGATTGCCCCAACAGCCTTTCAGAAAATGGCTCATCCTGAGG GAGAATATGCAACAGCAAGAGCTGCATCTGCTGCTGGAACAATCATG ACTTTGTCCTCATGGGCTACTTCCAGTGTTGAAGAGGTGGCTTCAACAGGACCTGGCATTCGCTTTTTCCAGCTATAT GTGTACAAGGACAGGAATGTGGTTGCTCAGCTTGTGAGAAGAGCTGAAAGGGCTGGATTCAAAGCCATTGCCCTTACTGTTGATACCCCAATACTAGGACGCAGAGAAGCTGATATCAAGAACAG ATTCACATTGCCGCCATTTTTGACATTGAAGAACTTTGAAGGATTGGACCTTGGAAAGATGGACAAA GCTGATGACTCTGGACTTGCTTCATATGTTTCTGGTCAAATTGATCGTACTTTAAGCTGGAAG GATGTGAAGTGGCTTCAAACAATCACCAAACTGCCAATTCTGGTGAAGGGTGTGCTGACTGCTGAGGACA CAAGGATAGCTATACAAAGTGGTGCAGCTGGAATTATAGTGTCCAATCATGGAGCTAGACAACTTGACTATGTTCCAGCCACCATATCAGCCTTAGAAGAG GTTGTCAAAGCTGCTGAAGGTCGCCTTCCTGTATTTTTGGATGGTGGTGTTCGCCGTGGAACTGATGTCTTCAAGGCATTAGCACTAGGTGCCTCTGGCATATTT ATTGGACGCCCTGTGGTGTTCTCCTTGGCTGCTGAAGGAGAGGCTGGTGTAAGAAACGTGCTGCGGATGCTACGTGAGGAGTTTGAGCTAACCATGGCCTTGAGTGGTTGCACCTCACTCAAGGATATCACTCGTGATCACATTGTCACTGATTGGGACCAACCTCGCATTCTTCCCCGCGCATTGCCAAGATTATGA